The following proteins come from a genomic window of Trifolium pratense cultivar HEN17-A07 linkage group LG4, ARS_RC_1.1, whole genome shotgun sequence:
- the LOC123920041 gene encoding BEL1-like homeodomain protein 1, with translation MGTYFHGNSNSSEIQQPSAEGLQTLYLMNPNYVPYSQETQNPTQNMLFANPNATNNTSPHALNLVKFPHAPSSFNQHHLLGVTIPPSNFLGSNSADTPSQQFEVTGFHPFASLATAAHRPQYNLWGVGSGSFVPDQSVMSTTTATTTSTNRSESAVTVAVTASEAAEFPPPHHIGFHRPVYQRGLSLSLSSQQTPYRSLSREIEVSPGSRGGGDTSGVSSMHGVVFGSKYLRVAQELLDEVVNVDKGIMKGESGEGDNSNNENKEKRKANIEASSSGGRENDGGKQVAELSTAQRQELQMKKSKLVSMLDEVDIRYKQYHHQMRSVISSFEQAAGYGAAKSYTSLALKTISKQFRSLKDAICSQIKTTSKTLGEDDCLGVKLEGSRLRFVDHHLRQQRALQQLGMIQTNAWRPQRGLPERAVSVLRAWLFEHFLHPYPKDSDKVMLARQTGLTRSQVSNWFINARVRLWKPMVEEMYLEETKEQEKNNNDSNDNTNISKESSKELWSANTTTQDSTPTKLDQINILHSKTESFNNQNTSPTEISNSHNSLSTSNTKFDVERNHDNPLMSGNENHHGDGYGTFSMEDIGRFNVSDQLAPRFHGNGVSLTLGLPHNENLPFSSTQHGFLSQDLHMGGRIEMGENENEFCAINTTPPSSHSGTSYESIDIQNRKRYAAAQLLRNFVN, from the exons ATGGGAACGTACTTTCATGGAAACAGCAACAGTTCTGAAATCCAACAACCGTCGGCAGAAGGTTTACAGACACTTTACCTTATGAATCCAAACTACGTACCTTATTCTCAGGAAACTCAAAATCCAACACAAAACATGCTTTTCGCTAATCCCAACGCTACCAACAATACTTCTCCTCACGCGCTTAATCTTGTTAAGTTCCCTCACGCGCCTTCATCATTCAATCAACACCACTTACTTGGAGTTACTATTCCACCATCTAATTTTCTTGGATCCAACTCAGCCGACACTCCCTCACAACAGTTTGAAGTTACTGGCTTTCATCCCTTTGCCTCGTTGGCGACCGCAGCTCACCGTCCCCAGTATAACCTGTGGGGAGTAGGATCAGGTAGTTTTGTACCTGATCAATCTGTCATGTCgacaacaacagcaacaactACTTCTACTAATAGATCGGAGTCCGCTGTTACTGTCGCCGTGACAGCTTCTGAGGCGGCGGAATTTCCGCCGCCTCATCATATTGGTTTTCACAGACCAGTTTATCAGCGCGGATTGTCTCTTAGTCTTTCGTCACAACAAACACCTTACCGGTCGCTTTCCAGAGAAATCGAAGTATCTCCGGGTAGCCGTGGAGGTGGAGACACCAGCGGAGTTTCGAGCATGCACGGTGTTGTTTTCGGGTCGAAGTATTTGAGAGTAGCACAAGAGCTTCTTGATGAAGTTGTGAATGTGGATAAGGGAATCATGAAAGGAGAATCTGGTGAAGGAGATAATAGTAATAATGAGAATAAAGAGAAGAGGAAAGCGAATATTGAAGCAAGTTCAAGTGGTGGAAGAGAAAACGATGGAGGGAAACAAGTTGCTGAGTTAAGCACTGCACAAAGACAAGAACTTCAAATGAAGAAGTCAAAGCTTGTTAGCATGCTTGATGAG gTGGATATACGGTACAAACAATACCACCATCAAATGCGAAGTGTGATATCATCATTTGAACAAGCAGCAGGATATGGAGCAGCCAAATCTTACACATCCCTAGCTTTAAAGACAATCTCAAAGCAATTTAGAAGTCTTAAAGATGCAATCTGTTCACAAATTAAGACAACTAGCAAGACTTTGGGTGAAGATGATTGCTTAGGAGTTAAGTTAGAAGGTTCTAGGCTTAGATTTGTCGATCACCATCTCCGACAACAAAGGGCACTACAGCAACTCGGAATGATTCAGACCAATGCTTGGAGGCCTCAAAGAGGCTTGCCGGAGCGAGCTGTTTCTGTTCTACGTGCTTGGCTTTTTGAGCATTTCTTGCACCC TTATCCCAAGGACTCAGATAAGGTTATGCTTGCAAGACAAACTGGACTTACTCGGAGTCAG GTGTCTAACTGGTTTATAAATGCCCGAGTTCGGTTGTGGAAACCAATGGTTGAAGAAATGTACTTAGAAGAAACGAAGGAGCAAGAGAAGAATAATAATGACTCCAATGATAACACAAATATATCAAAAGAATCAAGCAAAGAGTTGTGGTCAGCAAATACTACTACACAAGATTCAACTCCCACAAAACTTGATCAAATCAATATTCTTCATTCAAAAACTGAAAGCTTCAACAACCAAAACACTTCTCCAACTGAGATATCAAATTCACATAATTCATTGTCAACATCGAACACAAAGTTTGATGTTGAAAGAAATCATGACAACCCTTTAATGAGTGGAAATGAAAATCATCATGGTGATGGTTATGGAACATTCTCAATGGAAGATATTGGAAGGTTTAATGTTAGTGACCAATTGGCTCCAAGGTTTCATGGAAATGGAGTTTCTTTAACTCTTGGACTACCTCATAATGAAAATCTCCCTTTCTCTTCCACTCAACATGGATTTCTCTCTCAAGATTTACATATGGGAGGGAGGATCGAAATGGGAGAGAATGAAAATGAGTTTTGTGCCATTAATACTACTCCACCTTCTTCTCATTCAGGAACAAGTTATGAGAGTATTGATATTCAAAACAGAAAGAGGTATGCAGCAGCTCAATTGTTGAGAAATTTTGTGAACTAA